From the Perognathus longimembris pacificus isolate PPM17 chromosome 9, ASM2315922v1, whole genome shotgun sequence genome, one window contains:
- the Phf10 gene encoding PHD finger protein 10 isoform X1, with amino-acid sequence MAAAGPGAALSPRPCDSDPATPGAQSPKDDNEENSNDGTQPSKRRRMGSGDSSRSCETSSQDLGFSYYPAENLIEYKWPPDETGEYYMLQEQVSEYLGVTSFKRKYPDLERRDLSHKEKLYLRELNVITETQCTLGLTALRSDEVIDLMIKEYPAKHAEYSVILQEKERQRITDHYKEYSQMQQQNTQKVEASKVPEYIKKAAKKAAEFNSNLNRERMEERRAYFDLQTHVIQVPQGKYKVLPTDRTKVSSYPVALIPGQFQEYYKRYSPDELRYLPLNTALYEPPLDPELPALDSDGDSDDAEDGRGDEKRKNRGTSDSSSGNVSEGDSPPDSQEDSFPGRPKSKDKAATPRKEGSKRSVLSKSVPGYKPKVIPNALCGICLKGKESNKKGKAESLIHCSQCENSGHPSCLDMTMELVSMIKTYPWQCMECKTCIICGQPHHEEEMMFCDVCDRGYHTFCVGLGAIPSGRWICDCCQRAPPTPRKVGRRGKNSKEG; translated from the exons atggcggcggccgggcccggggcggcgcTGTCCCCGCGGCCGTGCGACAGCGACCCGGCCACCCCCGGAGCGCAGTCCCCGAAG GATGATAATGAAGAGAATTCAAATGATGGGACTCAGCCTTCCAAAAGAAGGCGGATGGGCTCAGGAGACAGCTCTAGAAGTTGTGAAACGTCAAGTCAAGATCTTGG CTTTAGTTACTATCCAGCAGAAAATTTGATAGAGTACAAATGGCCACCTGATGAAACAGGAGAATACTATATGCTTCAAGAACAAGTCAGTGAATATTTGGGTGTGACCTCCTTTAAACGGAAGTATCCAG ATTTAGAGCGACGAGATTTGTCACATAAGGAGAAACTGTACCTAAGAGAACTAAATGTCATTACAGAAACTCAGTGCACTCTAG GTTTAACAGCATTGCGTAGTGATGAAGTGATTGATTTAATGATAAAAGAATATCCAGCCAAGCATGCTGAATATTCTGTTATTCTACAAGAAAAAGAACGCCAGCGAATTACAGACCATTATAAAGAATATTCT cAAATGCAACAACAAAATACTCAAAAAGTTGAAGCCAGCAAAGTGCCTGAGTATATTAAGAAAGCTGCAAAAAAAGCAGCGGAATTCAACAGCAACTTAAATCGGGAACGCATGGAAGAAAGAAGAGCTTATTTTGACTTACAGACACAT GTCATCCAGGTGCCTCAAGGGAAGTACAAAGTGTTGCCGACAGATCGAACAAAGGTCAGTTCTTACCCCGTGGCTCTCATCCCAGGACAGTTCCAGGAGTATTATAAGAG GTACTCTCCAGATGAGCTGCGATATTTGCCATTAAACACAGCCCTGTACGAGCCCCCCCTGGACCCCGAGCTCCCTGCACTAGATAGCGATGGTGACTCTGATGACGCTGAAGATGGTCGAGGTGAtgagaagaggaaaaacagagGCACTTCG GACAGCTCCTCGGGCAACGTGTCTGAAGGGGACAGCCCTCCTGACAGCCAGGAGGACTCCTTCCCAGGAAGACCAAAGTCAAAAGACAAAGCGGCCACTCCACGAAAAGAGGGCTCCAAACGCTCTGTACTGTCCAAATCAGTTCCTGGGTACAAG CCAAAGGTCATTCCAAATGCTCTATGTGGAATTTGTCTGAAGGGTAAGGAGTCCAACAAGAAAGGAAAGGCTGAATCACTTATACACTGCTCCCAGTGTGAGAACAGTG GCCATCCTTCTTGCTTGGACATGACCATGGAGCTTGTTTCTATGATTAAGACCTACCCATGGCAGTGTATGGAATGTAAGACATGCATTATATGTGGACAGCCCCACCACGAAGAAGAAATGATGTTCTGTGATGTGTGTGACAGAGGTTATCATACTTTTTGTGTGGGCCTTGGTGCTATTCCATCAG GTCGCTGGATTTGTGACTGTTGTCAGCGAGCTCCCCCAACACCCAGGAAAGTGGGCAGAAGGGGGAAAAACAGCAAAGAgggatag
- the Phf10 gene encoding PHD finger protein 10 isoform X2 produces the protein MAAAGPGAALSPRPCDSDPATPGAQSPKDDNEENSNDGTQPSKRRRMGSGDSSRSCETSSQDLGFSYYPAENLIEYKWPPDETGEYYMLQEQVSEYLGVTSFKRKYPERRDLSHKEKLYLRELNVITETQCTLGLTALRSDEVIDLMIKEYPAKHAEYSVILQEKERQRITDHYKEYSQMQQQNTQKVEASKVPEYIKKAAKKAAEFNSNLNRERMEERRAYFDLQTHVIQVPQGKYKVLPTDRTKVSSYPVALIPGQFQEYYKRYSPDELRYLPLNTALYEPPLDPELPALDSDGDSDDAEDGRGDEKRKNRGTSDSSSGNVSEGDSPPDSQEDSFPGRPKSKDKAATPRKEGSKRSVLSKSVPGYKPKVIPNALCGICLKGKESNKKGKAESLIHCSQCENSGHPSCLDMTMELVSMIKTYPWQCMECKTCIICGQPHHEEEMMFCDVCDRGYHTFCVGLGAIPSGRWICDCCQRAPPTPRKVGRRGKNSKEG, from the exons atggcggcggccgggcccggggcggcgcTGTCCCCGCGGCCGTGCGACAGCGACCCGGCCACCCCCGGAGCGCAGTCCCCGAAG GATGATAATGAAGAGAATTCAAATGATGGGACTCAGCCTTCCAAAAGAAGGCGGATGGGCTCAGGAGACAGCTCTAGAAGTTGTGAAACGTCAAGTCAAGATCTTGG CTTTAGTTACTATCCAGCAGAAAATTTGATAGAGTACAAATGGCCACCTGATGAAACAGGAGAATACTATATGCTTCAAGAACAAGTCAGTGAATATTTGGGTGTGACCTCCTTTAAACGGAAGTATCCAG AGCGACGAGATTTGTCACATAAGGAGAAACTGTACCTAAGAGAACTAAATGTCATTACAGAAACTCAGTGCACTCTAG GTTTAACAGCATTGCGTAGTGATGAAGTGATTGATTTAATGATAAAAGAATATCCAGCCAAGCATGCTGAATATTCTGTTATTCTACAAGAAAAAGAACGCCAGCGAATTACAGACCATTATAAAGAATATTCT cAAATGCAACAACAAAATACTCAAAAAGTTGAAGCCAGCAAAGTGCCTGAGTATATTAAGAAAGCTGCAAAAAAAGCAGCGGAATTCAACAGCAACTTAAATCGGGAACGCATGGAAGAAAGAAGAGCTTATTTTGACTTACAGACACAT GTCATCCAGGTGCCTCAAGGGAAGTACAAAGTGTTGCCGACAGATCGAACAAAGGTCAGTTCTTACCCCGTGGCTCTCATCCCAGGACAGTTCCAGGAGTATTATAAGAG GTACTCTCCAGATGAGCTGCGATATTTGCCATTAAACACAGCCCTGTACGAGCCCCCCCTGGACCCCGAGCTCCCTGCACTAGATAGCGATGGTGACTCTGATGACGCTGAAGATGGTCGAGGTGAtgagaagaggaaaaacagagGCACTTCG GACAGCTCCTCGGGCAACGTGTCTGAAGGGGACAGCCCTCCTGACAGCCAGGAGGACTCCTTCCCAGGAAGACCAAAGTCAAAAGACAAAGCGGCCACTCCACGAAAAGAGGGCTCCAAACGCTCTGTACTGTCCAAATCAGTTCCTGGGTACAAG CCAAAGGTCATTCCAAATGCTCTATGTGGAATTTGTCTGAAGGGTAAGGAGTCCAACAAGAAAGGAAAGGCTGAATCACTTATACACTGCTCCCAGTGTGAGAACAGTG GCCATCCTTCTTGCTTGGACATGACCATGGAGCTTGTTTCTATGATTAAGACCTACCCATGGCAGTGTATGGAATGTAAGACATGCATTATATGTGGACAGCCCCACCACGAAGAAGAAATGATGTTCTGTGATGTGTGTGACAGAGGTTATCATACTTTTTGTGTGGGCCTTGGTGCTATTCCATCAG GTCGCTGGATTTGTGACTGTTGTCAGCGAGCTCCCCCAACACCCAGGAAAGTGGGCAGAAGGGGGAAAAACAGCAAAGAgggatag